A section of the Dehalococcoidia bacterium genome encodes:
- a CDS encoding sulfate adenylyltransferase, producing the protein VPDLGIVSVLTLEWWYCPVCGEVTYSGLCGHDKESQAFSGTLIRSIIQDGVKPPRLIFRPEVFDLVMESGEKYGFGSPFVTNEYLTRRNPVISVPPMEV; encoded by the coding sequence GGTTCCCGATTTGGGAATAGTCTCGGTGCTTACGCTGGAGTGGTGGTATTGTCCTGTCTGCGGCGAGGTAACCTACTCCGGGCTGTGCGGACATGACAAGGAGAGCCAGGCGTTCAGCGGCACACTCATCAGAAGCATCATCCAGGATGGGGTCAAGCCACCGCGCTTGATATTCAGGCCAGAGGTCTTCGACCTGGTTATGGAGTCGGGCGAGAAATACGGCTTCGGGTCGCCTTTCGTAACAAATGAATATCTGACCAGGAGGAACCCTGTTATCAGTGTTCCCCCGATGGAGGTATAA